One Verrucomicrobiia bacterium genomic window, AAAGCCGATGATTTCCATGCCATAAAACCCAAGGGCCGCCTTGCCGATTCCGCGAATGGCGGCGTTCAAGCCGGGGCTATCGCCGCCCGAAGTCAGAACGCCAATGCATTTGCTTTTGCTCATCGAGTTAGCTTGAGGAAGTCAGCAGCTCGAGCCCCATGCAAAGCCAAAGCGAAAAGGTCAGGAAAGGTTTTAGCAAAGTTGATGACATGGCGTGCCGCTCGATGTTCCTTATACCTCGTTGCTTTGGCGGGCAAGCCTAACTTGTATCGATGTGCGACAAAGGCACGCCGGCTTTCTCACCGGGCAAGCAGCGCCCTGCGCAGGGACTCCCCATACTCTTCCGGCAGCTTCTCCGGCTTGCCCTCCCGCGACCACCAACGCGGCGTTTCGGAATAAATCCATACATATTCATCCGTCGCGCGCAACGCTTCGGTCACGCTCTGCTCAAGGCTGGCGGGAGAGAAATAATTCTTTGCCGGGTCTTCGGTGTTCCAGCCTCGCTTGCGCCAGTCGTGGTCGAGCCAAATGCCGAAGGCGATCGAAAAGAATCTCCGGTATTTGTCCGGCTGCGCAACAATGGAGAGCAAGTCCTGCTTCATAGTTTTTCGCGCGACAGCGAACTGCTCAGCCGTTTTGTAGCCATACGAGCGCTCGTAACCGTCTATCAAACGCGCGCGGCCTCTCACGCCTTCGAGCATCCCGTCCAGAAATGGCGCAAGCAGACCATACTTGCAATCAGCCAGAGAACGCCGGCCATCGGATGATTCGGCCCACGGCAGCGAATAGCCGAAGGTAAGTAAAACCGTCAGGCCGGGATAGCCCCGTTGAAAAGCATCCATAACCTCGCGCCCGCGTTGCCGCGCCTGCTTCGCGTAAAGATCAAATGATTTCGATGAGGCGTCCCGTTGTTTCTTGTAATCAAACAACGGCCCTTCGTATTGCTCGATATCGAACAAAATGCCCGGACCGCGCCCCGTTAGCGCCAGGCGCGCCGCGAGCATCGCATTGGCCACCACTGCAGAGTGATCATCGAACCAGTCGAGCCGCCCCGGCGTGGTATTAAATCGGAGAAAATTCTGACCGAACTTCCCAAATTGCGTACTCGCCAGGTCCTGAAAGGCGCTCTGCAGGTCCTCGTTTTTAAATTCCTGCTGACCCCATGCCTGCCAGGTGAAGCTGCCTTTGGAACCATCTTTTTTGACAAAATCGGCGTGAAAAACACAACCAGCAAACGGGCTTTGCTGTAACTCACCAATATGCGCGCGCAAAAAACGCGTGTCTGGCTCGTCCCACCCGAACTCGATGAGGCATTTAGTTTCAGATGCAAAAGATTGATTCGCAGGAACTAGCATCGAAATGGCTAAAAGGCAGGCTCGGGCCGCTGTAATGCGCATAGCGCCTTTTACCCCCGATCGGCGGTGTCGCAAAGCCAATTCTAACATGCAAATAGTCACTTACATTTCTATTGACCAGCAAGGGCATTCTGTGGCGGGATGATAGAACCTATAGACGGGTTCAGTCAGATGGCAAGAGTCCTACTTAAAAACGGGAATGGGTCACGTTCTGCGCAAGCGTCCAAATACGACGCCCACAACACGGTGCTTTCGAAGACCTACGGAGCCCTGGCGGATTTGCGCCGGGAGCTGTCGGATTCCAAGGCGGCGGTTGCGGAGCGCGAGATTCTGTTGAAGAACTTCGCGGTGTGCGCTGATTCACAGCGCGCGTGGTTGCTGCTCGAGGATTATTTCGAGAAGCTTTCGCTCTCGCGCAAAGATTTCCCCAGCGCGGATTGGTGGCCGCGCCTGCTGGGTGCTCAGGGAAAGGGGCGCCTGGAGGAATTGGCGTTTCTTTTTCTGCGGGCCAAGCGCTCGGTGCCGGTCGAATTGGGGCCTCACGCTAACATTGGCCGTTTCGCCCAGGTCGAAGCGGCAACCCACGAACAGCAACTCATCAAGCACATCGAGAACTGGCTCTTCCCCACCCGGCCAGTTCATCTGGATTCACCACGCGCCGCGCTCAGCGTCCTGTGCCGAAGCGAGCCGGACGAGCAGTGCCCGGCGCGGCATCGACTGGCCATTGAGTTTCACCTGATTCGGCCACGAACAGGTGAAAAGATAAAAACACTGGGAGAACTGGTCGATCTGACCACTCGCGCAGCGCACGAACAGGAACTCTTCGCGCCGGAAGACTGGGAGTTCATCCAATGGCTGGCGCTGATGTATGGCCAGAGCGCCAATGGCGCGCCAAAACTGATTTTGCCTGACATCGAGCTGCTGCAATGGCTGGCCCGATGGGGCCACACCCCGCGCCTGGAATTGCTTTTACCGGATGGCTCGCATCGGCCCCTGGCCTTTCGCGGAGAAGTTGCTGAACTGACACCTCATCTGGAAAACGGCGCCAGCGAGTTGTCTTTCACCCACCGCCTCACACTGTCTGGTGGACAACACGAATCGCTTGCTCACGTAGAGTTTTTTAGTCAGCGGCCTGCTCTGGCTCTTGTCGGCGGGACCTTTTACCTGCTGCGCAATGCGCCGCCGGCGGGATTACTCGAGCACTGGGTCAGCCAAAAGTCCGTCCCGGTGCGAAAGCTGAGCCATCGTCTGCTGATGCATCTGCGCAAAACCCAGTCGGATAATGGAGTGGATTGGGCGCAACTGTGCGTCACCCACCCCGCCAAGCCACAATTTATTTTCGAATTGCTCGAAGACACCGTGCGTCTGCGCCTGCTGGCGCGCAGCCAGCACGACCAGAGCACCTGGGTCTGGAACGGACACGAATGGCAGTTGCACGAACCAGCCAGGACGCCGGCTGAGAAACCCGAGATTTTAGACGACCCGCGCCTGGAACCAGCCGCCCTTTGGCTGCGCCAACTGGATTGGTTTACGCCCGAACCCGGTCTGTGGGTGGGCGACGCCAATGAGGCATTCCTCGGCGCGCTTGCCCGGGTGTGGTCCGAGCGGCCTGGGGAAGCCGATTACCTGGGCAATCCGGCCTTTCATCGGCTCTTTCTGAACCCGCGCCAACTCAAGCCGCGCCTGGTCGTCAAAGGGAGCGGCATTGATTGGTTGTCCATCTCGGCTGAGTGGGAACAGGAAAGCCTGAAGCTGACTCCTGCGGATTTGCAGCGACTCCAGGCCGCCACGGGGCGTTTCGTCAAATTGCCCGATGCCGGCTGGGTGGAACTGGATTGCGGCGCGGTGCAATCGGCCCATGAAGCCATGGCCGACATCGGTGTTGATGGGCTGGTTGCCGTTGCCCAAAGGATCGGCCTGGAACAGGTGGCGCACCTGGATGAGCAGGGACTGCAGCGCTTCTCGGATTCGCCACAAGCCCATGCCCTGCGCGAGCACATCAAGGATTTTAAGGGCGTTCCCGACGTGGACCTGCCCGACTCCGTCCAGGCCGAACTGCGGCCCTACCAAAAGGATGGGTTCGATTTTCTGTGCCATCTGACTCGAATTCATTTGGGCGGCATCCTGGCCGACGACATGGGTTTGGGCAAAACCTTGCAGACGCTGGCGTGGCTGGCCTGGTTGAAGGGGCGTAACGCCAAGGACCCGAAACCCTCGTTGGTCATTTGCCCCGCCTCAGTTCTGCACAACTGGCGGCGGGAAGCCAATCGCTTTACGCCGCACATGAAGGTCCTGGTCCTCGAAAGCGGGGCCGCCCGGCACAATTTGCGCAAGCAAATCCCGCAACATGACCTGATCGTGACCAATTATGCCCTCTTGCGACGCGACCTCGAGGCCCTGCAAAAATTCCCTTTCAGGGCTGTTATCCTTGACGAGGCGCAGTTCATCAAGAACCCGGGAGCCCAGGTGACCCATTCGGTCAAGCAGTTGAAATCCGATCATCGGCTTGCCCTGACCGGCACACCCCTGGAAAACCGCTTGCTCGATTTGTGGAGCATCGTCGATTTTGTCCAACCTTCCTATCTCGGCAACCAGGACCAGTTCACCGAAATCTACGAGCCGCGTGGAGAGAACGCTGAATCAGCCCAGCGCATCGCGCGCCGGCGCCTTTCAGCAAAGCTGCGCCCCTTGCTGCTGCGCCGCCTCAAACAACATGTGGCCAAAGATTTGCCCGAACGCATCGAACAGAGGCGTGATTGCCAGCTCGCCGAG contains:
- a CDS encoding DEAD/DEAH box helicase encodes the protein MARVLLKNGNGSRSAQASKYDAHNTVLSKTYGALADLRRELSDSKAAVAEREILLKNFAVCADSQRAWLLLEDYFEKLSLSRKDFPSADWWPRLLGAQGKGRLEELAFLFLRAKRSVPVELGPHANIGRFAQVEAATHEQQLIKHIENWLFPTRPVHLDSPRAALSVLCRSEPDEQCPARHRLAIEFHLIRPRTGEKIKTLGELVDLTTRAAHEQELFAPEDWEFIQWLALMYGQSANGAPKLILPDIELLQWLARWGHTPRLELLLPDGSHRPLAFRGEVAELTPHLENGASELSFTHRLTLSGGQHESLAHVEFFSQRPALALVGGTFYLLRNAPPAGLLEHWVSQKSVPVRKLSHRLLMHLRKTQSDNGVDWAQLCVTHPAKPQFIFELLEDTVRLRLLARSQHDQSTWVWNGHEWQLHEPARTPAEKPEILDDPRLEPAALWLRQLDWFTPEPGLWVGDANEAFLGALARVWSERPGEADYLGNPAFHRLFLNPRQLKPRLVVKGSGIDWLSISAEWEQESLKLTPADLQRLQAATGRFVKLPDAGWVELDCGAVQSAHEAMADIGVDGLVAVAQRIGLEQVAHLDEQGLQRFSDSPQAHALREHIKDFKGVPDVDLPDSVQAELRPYQKDGFDFLCHLTRIHLGGILADDMGLGKTLQTLAWLAWLKGRNAKDPKPSLVICPASVLHNWRREANRFTPHMKVLVLESGAARHNLRKQIPQHDLIVTNYALLRRDLEALQKFPFRAVILDEAQFIKNPGAQVTHSVKQLKSDHRLALTGTPLENRLLDLWSIVDFVQPSYLGNQDQFTEIYEPRGENAESAQRIARRRLSAKLRPLLLRRLKQHVAKDLPERIEQRRDCQLAEEQKKLYLAELRRSREQVMKTVAEKGLKKSTIHVLAALTRLRQICCHPKLVGNDALSGKTETLFELLDSLQAEGQKVLVFSQFVQMLELLEQECRQRSMPTHILTGQTKDRQQAVEAFQTDPNAAIFLLSLRAAGTGLNLTTASYVVLYDPWWNPAVEAQAIDRSHRIGQTRTVNAYRLISPGTVEEKIWELQQSKAQTIADVLGEEGFARSLSKTDLDYLFSED